A region of Ochotona princeps isolate mOchPri1 chromosome 2, mOchPri1.hap1, whole genome shotgun sequence DNA encodes the following proteins:
- the LOC101533119 gene encoding chymotrypsin-like elastase family member 3B produces the protein MLRLLSSLLLVALASSSDHLSHSPTSHTVSGEDAVPHSKPWQTLLQYEVNEGWFFICGGTLINLDWVLTAAHCVSSSRTYQVVLGEYDRTVREGPEQFINVTDVFVHPRWNSSCVACGNDLALLKLSHSAELTLQVQPACLPPAGCILPHGTECCISGWGSTYTGGPLPDKLQKGQLPMVNYTYCSQPDWWGSTVKETMVCAGGDEVSACNGDSGGPLTCPGVNAEWEVHGVTSFVSGFGCNTEKKPTVFTRVSAFIDWIEETIANN, from the exons ATGCTCCGGCTGCTGAGCTCCCTCCTCCTTGTGGCCCTGG CCTCAAGCTCTGACCATCTTTCCCACAGCCCCACCAGTCACACAGTCAGTGGTGAGGACGCAGTGCCCCACAGCAAGCCCTGGCAG ACTCTCTTGCAGTATGAGGTGAATGAGGGCTGGTTCTTCATTTGTGGCGGGACCCTCATCAACCTTGACTGGGTCCTGACTGCAGCCCACTGCGTCTC GAGCTCCAGAACATACCAGGTGGTGTTGGGTGAGTATGACCGGACAGTGAGGGAAGGACCAGAGCAATTCATCAATGTCACAGACGTCTTTGTGCACCCACGATGGAACTCGAGTTGCGTGGCCTGTGG GAATGATCTCGCTCTCCTCAAGCTGTCGCACAGTGCTGAGCTGACACTGCAAGTCCAGccagcctgcctccctcctgcaggCTGCATCCTGCCCCACGGGACGGAGTGCTGCATCTCTGGATGGGGCTCTACCTACA CTGGTGGGCCACTCCCTGACAAGCTGCAGAAGGGGCAGCTGCCCATGGTGAACTACACGTACTGCTCCCAGCCGGACTGGTGGGGCTCTACCGTGAAGGAGACCATGGTGTGCGCTGGCGGGGATGaagtctctgcctgcaat GGTGACTCTGGAGGACCCCTCACTTGCCCCGGAGTGAATGCTGAGTGGGAGGTTCATGGTGTCACAAGttttgtttctggctttggctgcaACACAGAGAAGAAGCCCACGGTGTTCACGCGTGTGTCAGCCTTCATTGACTGGATTGAAGAG ACCATTGCAAACAACTAG